A stretch of DNA from Maridesulfovibrio sp.:
CATCCACGGCCTTGTAAAAGAGCTCTGCGTATTCGGGATCAACAAAATCAGCCGGACCGAAACACCACCCATCGTTGCGCTGCACAAAGAAAAACAATGCAACCCTGTATCCTTTCGCAGCCAGTTCCATCAGTTCGACCAGATGCTTGCGTCCCCGCTCAGTCTGAGCATCCGGAAAACAGGCGACCTGATCCTCCACGAGAGTCACGTTCTTGCATTCCACCCAGAGATCCGGAAGAACTCCGGACTCATCGACGAAAAGTCCGTCAAGACGACTCTTGCCGACTTTGGCCTCGCGCCTGAGAGTGCTGTATCCTTTCGCCTCGGAAAGTTGACCGGCTTCAAACGCGAGCTGCAGCATCCGGTTGGGAACGGAAGTATTCACCCCCACAATCTCCCCGTGCGGCTTGACCGCCTCCAGCGTCCACTTGAGTTTGCGGTCGGGATTCTGA
This window harbors:
- the sfsA gene encoding DNA/RNA nuclease SfsA is translated as MSKMLILYPEGTREAVFIRRFKRFTVYAELDGEVVGVHTNNTGSMLGLLRPGQKIIISPAQNPDRKLKWTLEAVKPHGEIVGVNTSVPNRMLQLAFEAGQLSEAKGYSTLRREAKVGKSRLDGLFVDESGVLPDLWVECKNVTLVEDQVACFPDAQTERGRKHLVELMELAAKGYRVALFFFVQRNDGWCFGPADFVDPEYAELFYKAVDAGVECWAYEAVLSEQGIGIGRRLPLAKCP